Proteins from a genomic interval of Zonotrichia leucophrys gambelii isolate GWCS_2022_RI chromosome 5, RI_Zleu_2.0, whole genome shotgun sequence:
- the CHRM5 gene encoding muscarinic acetylcholine receptor M5 produces MEVNLFSNSTVVNSSSINHKQLEGHSLWEVITIATVTAIVSLITIVGNILVMISFKVNSQLKTVNNYYLLSLACADLIIGIFSMNLYTSYILIGHWTLGSLACDLWLALDYVASNASVMNLLVISFDRYFSITRPLTYRAKRTPKRAGIMIGMAWLISFMLWAPVILCWQYFVGERTVPPEECQIQFLYEPIITFGTAIAAFYIPVSVMTILYCRIYKETEKRTKDLAELQGSESVAEYETIKPQKTLLKSCFSCKQQNLVKREGCQASWSSSSRSTSATAKASQAASTCMDWAKADQLTTCSSYASSEDEDKLATDPVFQVTYKSPSKSKAEEYSETTDVVVKDQPEESDFENQKYFLSPTKEHVQKSKKCVAYKFRLVVKADGTQEANNGCRKVKITPCSAALSKDPSIKSMDPNINNQITKRKRMVLIKERKAAQTLSAILLAFIITWTPYNIMVLISTFCSDCIPLTLWHLGYWLCYVNSTVNPMCYALCNKTFRKTFKMLLFCQWKKKKVEEKLYWQGNTRLP; encoded by the coding sequence ATGGAAGTCAATTTATTCAGCAATTCTACTGTTGTAAACAGTTCATCCATCAACCATAAGCAGTTAGAAGGGCATAGCCTCTGGGAAGTCATTACTATTGCCACTGTAACTGCCATTGTAAGCTTAATAACCATAGTGGGAAATATTCTTGTAATGATATCCTTTAAAGTCAACAGTCAGCTCAAAACTGTCAACAATTATTACTTGCTCAGCCTTGCCTGTGCAGATCTCATCATTGGGATATTTTCTATGAACCTTTATACATCCTATATACTCATAGGCCACTGGACTCTTGGAAGCCTCGCCTGTGACCTATGGCTGGCACTGGACTATGTAGCTAGCAATGCCTCAGTAATGAACCTCCTAGTCATCAGTTTTGACAGATATTTTTCCATCACAAGGCCTTTAACTTACAGGGCCAAACGCACACCCAAAAGGGCTGGCATCATGATTGGTATGGCTTGGCTGATTTCCTTCATGTTATGGGCACCTGTAATTTTGTGCTGGCAGTATTTTGTGGGTGAACGAACAGTACCACCTGAAGAGTGCCAGATACAGTTTCTGTATGAGCCCATTATTACCTTTGGGACTGCAATTGCTGCTTTTTACATTCCAGTGTCTGTGATGACCATTCTGTACTGCCGCATTTACAAAGAGACCGAGAAACGCACCAAGGACCTCGCTGAACTGCAGGGCTCAGAGTCTGTGGCAGAGTATGAGACAATAAAGCCTCAGAAAACTCTCCTGAAGTCTTGCTTCAGTTGCAAGCAACAAAACTTAGTCAAAAGAGAGGGGTGTCAGGCTTCGTGGTCCTCATCTAGCCGAAGTACGTCAGCTACGGCAAAGGCCTCCCAGGCAGCGAGTACTTGCATGGACTGGGCCAAGGCTGACCAGTTAACCACCTGCAGCAGCTACGCCTCCTCCGAAGACGAGGATAAACTTGCCACTGACCCAGTTTTCCAAGTAACTTACAAAAGTCCGTCTAAAAGTAAGGCAGAAGAGTATAGTGAGACTACAGATGTTGTTGTCAAAGACCAACCTGAAGAAAGTGATTTTGAGAACCAGAAATACTTTTTGTCGCCTACCAAAGAACACgtacaaaaaagtaaaaaatgtgtGGCCTATAAATTCCGTTTGGTGGTTAAGGCTGATGGCACTCAGGAAGCCAACAATGGTTGCcgaaaagtaaaaataactccttgttctgctgctctgtcaaAGGACCCTTCCATCAAAAGCATGGATCCAAATATAAATAACCAAATCACCAAAAGGAAACGCATGGTTCTTATAAAGGAGCGCAAAGCAGCACAGACTTTAAGTGCCATTCTTTTGGCTTTTATCATCACTTGGACTCCCTATAATATCATGGTTTTGATCTCCACATTTTGCTCTGACTGCATCCCCCTGACACTGTGGCACCTTGGATATTGGCTATGCTATGTGAACAGTACTGTTAACCCCATGTGTTATGCCCTCTGTAATAAAACTTTCAGGAAGACTTTTAAGATGCTGCTTTTCTGccagtggaaaaagaaaaaagtggaagAGAAACTATACTGGCAGGGCAATACCAGACTGCCATAG
- the LOC135448468 gene encoding fibrinogen-like protein 1-like protein — protein MFSSNLCFSSALLQEECHRRKMPLRSSAGLVLLLLSQCSVSLGSREALGLANAHLLPLRDHERLGNAHQKDYPRDCFEILKHSKGNSRDGLYIIQPKEEPIVVFCNMQDGGWTVIQHITANSTVDFDRTWQDYKYGFGSVDENHWLGNEYMHQLTGSSVQYILGVKLVNLNAEVKWGQYEPFLIEGEESQYRIRVGLYKGNATDALTLDTEAYLHDNQKFTTKDRDNDNYFMNCAKLELNGIPGGGWWYDACAGANLNRRNVIYWQRDCSKQQPCKFAWMMVKPIEHHQSYPTKACPCQKVEL, from the exons ATGTTCAGCTCCAATCTGTGTttcagctctgcactgctgcaggaggagtgcCACAGAAGGAAGATGCCgctgaggagctcagcaggattggtgctgctcctgctctctcagtgctctgtgtccctgggctCCAGAgaggccctgggcctggctaATGCCCACCTCCTCCCCCTGAGGGACCATGAGAGACTGGGAAACGCCCATCAGAAAG aCTATCCTAGGGAttgttttgagattttaaaGCACTCCAAAGGAAATTCCAGAGATGGCCTTTACATCATCCAACCAAAAGAAGAACCAATTGTTGTCTTTTGTAACATGCAGGATGGTGGCTGGACAGTAATCCAGCACATTACAGCCAACAGCACTGTCGACTTTGACAGGACTTGGCAGGACTACAAATATGGATTTGGCTCTGTTGATGAGAACCACTGGTTAGGAAATGAATACATGCATCAGCTAACTGGCAGCTCAGTGCAATACATACTTGGAGTTAAACTTGTGAATCTAAATGCTGAAGTCAAATGGGGGCAGTATGAGCCATTCCTGATTGAGGGGGAGGAGTCTCAGTATCGCATCAGGGTTGGCCTTTACAAAGGCAACGCCACTGACGCTCTGACCCTGGACACAGAAGCTTATCTCCATGACAACCAGAAGTTCACCACCAAGGACAGAGACAATGACAATTACTTTATGAACTGTGCTAAGCTGGAGCTCAATGGCATTCCTGGGGGAGGCTGGTGGTACgatgcctgtgctggggcaaaCCTGAACCGCAGGAACGTGATATACTGGCAAAGAGACTGCAGCAAGCAACAGCCCTGCAAGTTTGCATGGATGATGGTCAAACCCATCGAGCACCATCAGTCGTACCCTACCAAGGCCTGCCCCTGTCAGAAAGTTGAACTGTAG